A genome region from Chelonia mydas isolate rCheMyd1 chromosome 24, rCheMyd1.pri.v2, whole genome shotgun sequence includes the following:
- the LOC119564219 gene encoding IgGFc-binding protein-like has product MPGRPSTRVVHARSSTCTYILAKTCTDASHLTPFSISIEKEDWGTRNVSVAKLVSIQVYGITLTLLQNKQGLIMVNGVSHNLPVIVADGQLRAYQHGTNILVQTNFGLTVSYDLVYQARVTIPGSYEGQTCGLCGNYYGREDEEFLLPSGRTAPDVVAFGSAWEVEIPGGSCTDRCAGNSCPVCEEKKKDVFKGRNYCGLLTDPDSPFAACHSAVSPSVYQNNCLYDVCLGNGDAQVLCQSIHSYVTACQEAKVFIQPWRSASFCPVSCPVNSHYEVCTDLCSTTCSGDIMDCPETCAEGCQCDEGFFFDGQGCVTPESCGCFERGRYYKPNETVLMNECQQSCTCVPARGVTCKAHGCSREEICQIRDGVRACVSKAWNFDP; this is encoded by the exons ATGCCGGGGAGACCTTCCACCCGAGTGGTTCATGCGAGGAGCA GCACCTGCACCTACATCCTGGCCAAGACCTGCACCGATGCCAGTCATCTTACACCATTCTCTATCAGCATAGAGAAAGAAGATTGGGGAACAAGGAACGTGTCTGTGGCCAAGCTGGTGTCCATTCAGGTGTATGGGATCACACTCACCCTGCTGCAGAACAAACAAGGGCTCATCATG gTGAACGGGGTGTCCCACAACCTCCCAGTGATCGTGGCTGATGGGCAACTTAGAGCATATCAACATGGCACAAACATTCTGGTGCAAACCAACTTCGGCCTCACTGTGAGCTACGACCTGGTTTACCAGGCCAGGGTCACCATCCCAGGAAGCTATGAGGGCCAGACGTGCGGCCTGTGTGGGAACTACTATGGACGGGAAGACGAGGAGTTCCTGCTCCCCAGTGGCAGGACAGCCCCTGATGTGGTAGCATTTGGCTCTGCTTGGGAAGTCGAGATCCCAGGAGGATCCTGTACAGACAGATGTGCTGGAAACAGCTGTCCAGTTTGCGAAGAGAAGAAGAAGGACGTCTTCAAAGGGCGCAACTACTGTGGGCTGCTCACAGACCCTGACAGCCCCTTCGCGGCCTGCCACAGTGCGGTCAGCCCCAGCGTGTATCAGAACAACTGCCTGTATGATGTGTGCCTGGGAAACGGGGATGCACAGGTCCTGTGCCAGAGCATCCACAGCTACGTGACAGCCTGCCAAGAGGCTAAGGTCTTCATCCAGCCCTGGAGGAGCGCCTCCTTCTGCC CTGTGAGCTGCCCAGTCAACAGCCACTACGAGGTCTGCACTGACCTCTGCTCCACCACCTGCTCTGGAGACATCATGGACTGCCCAGAGACCTGTGCTGAAGGCTGCCAGTGTGACGAGGGCTTCTTCTTCGATGGCCAGGGCTGTGTGACTCCAGAGAGCTGTGGGTGCTTTGAGCGTGGAAGATACTACAAG CCCAATGAGACGGTCCTGATGAACGAGTGCCAGCAAAGCTGCACGTGTGTTCCTGCCCGAGGGGTGACCTGTAAAGCCCATGGCTGCTCCCGAGAAGAAATCTGCCAGATTAGAGATGGCGTCAGGGCCTGCGTCAGCAAAG CCTGGAACTTTGACCCATAA